Proteins encoded together in one Nitrospirota bacterium window:
- a CDS encoding CCA tRNA nucleotidyltransferase, with protein MSNDKNANNQATALDKKGPLFDRAVSLIEKLRKAGFQAYLAGGAVRDQMRGVVPKDFDIVTSAKPNELLSLFPQAIPVGAAFGVVLVPFGKDEEGGVKEKIEIATFRSDGVYLDGRHPQTVTFSDEKEDAFRRDFTINGMFFDPIENRVIDYVGGREDLEKKILRTIGDPEQRFKEDYLRLLRAVRFSAQFSFQIEQKTYETIQKMGGLIQKVSAERIRDELEKILIGDDPVRGLTLLDETGMMKVIFPEISQLKEIQKEGRDESVFNHTLKLFKFISIRSFELAMAILFHELEGKKAAAVCRRLKLSNDQTEKVATLVRDHPVFQEIPAMNQARFKRFLRLPCFEELLELYRADSLALGRKLDLWDLCVKKLKEFSQDDLFPLPVISGNVLIEMGYFPGPLFKRILHDLEDNQLEGKIKTREEASAWILKTYPLTDQDTK; from the coding sequence TTGTCAAATGATAAAAATGCAAACAATCAGGCGACGGCTCTGGATAAAAAAGGCCCCCTGTTTGACCGGGCAGTTTCCCTGATCGAAAAACTCCGGAAAGCAGGTTTTCAAGCCTACCTGGCGGGGGGCGCCGTGCGCGATCAAATGAGAGGGGTTGTCCCAAAAGATTTTGACATTGTTACCTCCGCCAAACCGAACGAGCTCCTGTCTTTGTTTCCTCAGGCGATTCCGGTAGGGGCAGCGTTTGGCGTTGTTCTTGTCCCCTTTGGAAAAGATGAAGAGGGAGGGGTTAAGGAGAAAATTGAAATAGCGACTTTTCGCTCCGATGGGGTTTATCTGGATGGACGGCATCCTCAGACCGTAACCTTTTCCGATGAAAAAGAGGATGCCTTTCGAAGAGACTTCACCATTAACGGGATGTTTTTTGATCCGATCGAAAACAGGGTGATCGATTATGTCGGCGGGAGAGAAGATTTAGAAAAAAAAATTCTCCGGACGATTGGAGACCCTGAACAGCGGTTTAAAGAAGATTATCTGCGGCTCCTCCGGGCCGTTCGTTTTTCCGCCCAGTTTTCTTTTCAGATCGAACAGAAAACCTATGAAACCATTCAGAAGATGGGAGGATTAATTCAAAAGGTCAGCGCGGAACGAATCAGGGATGAGTTGGAAAAAATATTAATCGGCGACGATCCTGTCAGAGGGCTGACCCTTTTGGATGAAACCGGGATGATGAAAGTTATTTTTCCTGAAATTTCTCAATTGAAAGAAATCCAAAAGGAGGGGAGGGATGAAAGTGTTTTTAATCACACCCTTAAGCTGTTTAAATTTATCTCCATTCGAAGCTTTGAGCTGGCGATGGCCATTCTTTTTCATGAACTCGAGGGGAAAAAAGCCGCAGCGGTCTGCCGCCGGTTAAAGCTTTCCAATGATCAAACCGAAAAAGTGGCAACGCTGGTTCGGGACCATCCGGTTTTTCAGGAAATTCCCGCCATGAATCAAGCGAGGTTTAAACGATTTTTGCGTCTACCCTGTTTTGAGGAGCTCCTGGAGCTCTATCGGGCGGATTCTCTGGCCCTGGGTCGAAAACTGGATCTTTGGGATCTCTGTGTTAAGAAATTAAAAGAGTTCAGTCAAGACGACCTCTTTCCTCTTCCTGTGATTTCAGGAAATGTGCTTATCGAGATGGGGTACTTCCCCGGTCCTCTGTTTAAACGGATTTTACATGACCTGGAAGACAATCAGTTAGAAGGAAAGATCAAAACCCGTGAAGAGGCTTCTGCCTGGATTCTAAAGACCTACCCTTTGACCGATCAAGATACGAAATGA
- a CDS encoding PhoH family protein has protein sequence MARGEDIRIEGAPEKVKEAGRVLTNLQTSVQKGHPLKLEDVNEAVAGASIRSDSGQKKSQFSLIPLPSKKQIMPKTARQQAYIDSILKNEIVIGIGPAGTGKTYLAMAMAVLAFSRRQVSRIILARPAVEAGEQLGFLPGDLYAKMNPYLRPLYDALFEMMDIEKANGLIERGEIEIAPLAYMRGRTLNDAFIILDEAQNATAEQMKMFLTRLGFNSKMVVTGDITQVDLSGQKVSGLIQIQPILTGISGIDLFYFTQKDVVRHRLVSEIIQAYEKHEVKKSGKAKNPVRGEG, from the coding sequence TCCGGATTGAAGGGGCGCCTGAAAAGGTAAAAGAAGCCGGGAGAGTGTTGACGAATCTTCAAACGTCAGTTCAAAAAGGGCACCCTCTCAAACTGGAAGATGTCAATGAAGCGGTGGCGGGCGCCTCCATCCGTTCCGATTCCGGTCAAAAAAAATCTCAATTTTCCTTAATCCCGCTCCCGTCTAAAAAACAGATCATGCCGAAGACGGCCCGACAGCAGGCGTATATCGATTCGATTCTAAAAAATGAAATTGTCATCGGGATCGGCCCCGCCGGGACCGGCAAGACTTATCTTGCCATGGCGATGGCGGTTCTGGCATTCTCCCGCAGGCAGGTCAGCCGGATTATTTTGGCCCGCCCGGCCGTGGAGGCAGGGGAACAGCTTGGTTTTCTCCCCGGGGATCTGTATGCCAAAATGAATCCTTACCTTCGGCCGTTGTATGACGCTCTTTTTGAAATGATGGATATCGAAAAGGCGAATGGTTTGATCGAACGGGGGGAAATTGAAATTGCGCCCCTGGCCTATATGCGCGGCCGGACTTTAAATGACGCGTTTATCATTCTCGATGAAGCTCAGAATGCCACAGCCGAACAGATGAAAATGTTTTTAACCCGTCTGGGGTTTAATTCAAAAATGGTGGTCACCGGAGATATTACCCAGGTTGACCTGTCGGGCCAAAAGGTATCGGGATTGATTCAAATTCAACCCATTTTGACCGGAATTTCAGGTATTGACCTTTTTTATTTTACCCAGAAAGATGTCGTACGCCATCGCTTGGTGTCGGAAATTATCCAGGCGTATGAAAAACACGAAGTGAAAAAGAGCGGAAAAGCGAAAAATCCCGTAAGAGGTGAGGGGTGA
- a CDS encoding diguanylate cyclase, whose amino-acid sequence MSHYDIVAWKAIQDQLAKLTGCSLFTYDTAKDPRLFCEGSQENPLCELIHKNPELKKLCEVEREIQIQQAEKSEQSKYFKCYANLNLFAIPLQTDSSDRKVLVGGQVYFSYQELEDFKKKTAGLKFTPHFITEKADEIKIIDKEAFFSANQLIESVALPFFKNLSVKKTSDNRLNKLNTLFNLCQELDQNLGERDFYGLFLNALGILFNGETVAVLKPDPVTKEYKTFEAFGNKIYEIAKFTGKKDNALFKKVLENRRPYATRDILEIVKGGFPEETGSLHLFPVGKPEKTPALLVFLDTNLSEEDIKLIAQFTHQTSVILENQFLFEALRNYRKDSKTLTEFSHLLVSTLDSEELFKTIIDQATSMLHAEQGSLMLVEEDTGDLKIKVIKGINQKIVEGRRIQAGEGVAGKVLQEGVPLLVQDMENDPRVLLPKRSRYKTTSFISVPITLDHRPIGILNVADKFNEPFFTEKDLQIALTISGYASMAIERSEFYRRSEELRQISITDPLSGLLNRRYFQERLAEEMERSKRHKLPLSLIIMDIDNFKQFNDLHGHLAGDEAIRIVGRCLRNNIRTIDVAARYGGEEFTVILPQTGKVDATQIAQRICLEIEKTEFITEDLHKGPGITVSLGLATFPEDAESIEDLFKHSDRALYMAKAAGKNRVVVYAP is encoded by the coding sequence ATGTCCCATTATGACATTGTAGCTTGGAAAGCTATCCAAGACCAGCTTGCAAAGCTAACCGGCTGTTCTCTTTTTACTTACGATACCGCAAAAGACCCCAGGCTTTTCTGTGAAGGCAGCCAGGAAAACCCTCTTTGTGAACTTATTCACAAAAATCCTGAATTGAAAAAATTATGTGAAGTCGAGCGTGAAATTCAGATCCAGCAGGCTGAAAAATCAGAACAATCAAAATATTTCAAATGTTACGCCAATCTCAACCTGTTTGCAATCCCTCTCCAGACAGACTCTTCTGACCGGAAGGTCCTTGTGGGCGGACAGGTTTATTTTTCCTACCAGGAACTGGAAGACTTTAAGAAAAAAACCGCCGGTCTAAAATTTACTCCGCATTTCATAACCGAAAAAGCGGATGAAATAAAAATCATCGACAAAGAGGCGTTTTTCAGCGCGAACCAGCTTATCGAATCTGTCGCTCTCCCTTTTTTTAAAAATCTCTCGGTCAAAAAAACATCGGACAACCGGTTGAACAAGTTAAATACCCTCTTCAATCTCTGTCAGGAACTGGACCAAAACCTGGGGGAAAGAGATTTTTACGGATTATTTCTCAATGCGCTGGGTATCCTGTTTAACGGAGAGACCGTCGCTGTTTTAAAACCCGATCCTGTCACAAAAGAATACAAAACTTTTGAAGCCTTCGGAAATAAAATTTATGAAATCGCAAAATTCACGGGAAAAAAAGATAACGCCCTTTTTAAAAAGGTCCTTGAAAATCGCCGGCCCTACGCGACCCGGGATATTCTTGAAATTGTAAAGGGGGGATTTCCGGAAGAGACGGGTTCGCTCCATTTATTTCCGGTTGGAAAACCTGAAAAAACTCCGGCGCTTTTAGTTTTCCTCGATACAAACCTTTCAGAGGAAGACATAAAACTCATTGCCCAATTCACCCATCAAACTTCGGTCATTCTCGAAAATCAATTTTTATTCGAGGCCCTCAGAAATTATCGGAAGGACTCAAAAACCCTGACCGAATTTTCCCATCTCCTCGTTTCCACTCTTGACTCGGAAGAACTTTTTAAAACGATTATTGACCAGGCGACGTCGATGCTTCATGCTGAACAAGGCTCCCTGATGCTCGTCGAAGAAGACACGGGCGACCTGAAAATAAAAGTGATAAAGGGCATCAATCAAAAAATTGTGGAAGGCCGCCGGATACAGGCGGGTGAAGGCGTCGCGGGAAAAGTGCTTCAGGAGGGCGTGCCGCTATTGGTTCAAGATATGGAAAACGACCCCAGAGTTTTGCTCCCCAAACGGTCGCGTTATAAAACCACTTCTTTCATCTCCGTTCCGATCACTCTCGATCATCGGCCTATCGGGATTCTCAATGTGGCAGACAAATTCAACGAACCTTTTTTTACTGAAAAGGACCTGCAGATTGCCTTAACCATCAGCGGGTATGCGTCGATGGCCATCGAGCGGTCAGAGTTTTACCGCCGGTCGGAGGAACTCCGTCAGATTTCGATTACAGATCCTTTAAGCGGATTGCTCAATCGGAGATATTTTCAAGAACGTCTGGCGGAAGAGATGGAAAGGTCAAAACGCCATAAACTTCCTTTGTCTTTGATTATTATGGATATCGACAATTTTAAGCAATTTAACGACCTGCACGGTCATCTGGCCGGAGATGAAGCCATTCGAATCGTCGGAAGATGCCTTCGGAATAATATCAGAACCATTGACGTTGCCGCACGGTATGGCGGCGAAGAGTTTACGGTGATTCTTCCCCAGACCGGCAAAGTCGACGCCACACAAATCGCCCAAAGGATCTGCCTGGAAATTGAAAAGACCGAGTTTATCACCGAGGACCTTCATAAAGGGCCAGGCATCACGGTCAGCCTTGGGTTGGCCACGTTCCCTGAAGATGCGGAATCTATCGAGGACTTATTTAAACACTCCGACCGGGCGCTTTATATGGCAAAGGCGGCGGGGAAGAATCGCGTCGTCGTCTACGCCCCCTGA
- a CDS encoding DUF4321 domain-containing protein encodes MALVKKTPWMLIFFIFIGGFFGTLMGEILRAISPDGTVRDLFLKSLSFGISPPFILDLRLFTATIGFTIRINILGFIGIFLGLYIYKQA; translated from the coding sequence ATGGCGCTGGTTAAAAAAACGCCATGGATGCTTATCTTTTTCATTTTCATCGGAGGGTTTTTTGGCACGCTCATGGGAGAGATTTTAAGAGCCATCTCTCCGGATGGCACCGTCAGGGATCTTTTTTTAAAAAGTTTAAGTTTTGGAATTTCTCCCCCCTTTATCCTGGATCTAAGGCTCTTTACAGCCACGATCGGATTTACCATCAGAATTAATATTCTGGGGTTTATCGGGATATTTTTAGGACTCTACATCTACAAACAAGCGTAA
- the ftsY gene encoding signal recognition particle-docking protein FtsY produces the protein MGLFDHLKKGLAKTRNQFLQTFGEIFLEEKPVDQETLHHLEEILIMSDMGAKTADRLMESLRPKIQKKELKDLTQLKSALKGEMKSLLSSRKEHAEVFKAPFTGFPRVILMIGVNGVGKTTSIGKLAHYFVKEGKSVLLAAGDTFRAAAIEQLVVWGDRNKIDVIAQKHGADPSAVAFDAYAAAKARKVDVLIVDTAGRLHTKSNLMEELKKIKKTLGKGDPSSPHEVLLVLDATQGQNALSQAKMFHEAIGVTGIILTKLDSTARGGIVIPIWSDLNIPIQWLGLGEKLDDFEAFEADAFIDALFSD, from the coding sequence ATGGGATTATTTGATCATTTAAAAAAGGGATTGGCAAAGACTCGAAATCAGTTTTTGCAGACTTTCGGCGAGATTTTCCTTGAGGAAAAACCGGTTGACCAGGAGACGCTTCATCACCTGGAAGAAATCCTTATCATGTCCGACATGGGAGCTAAAACCGCAGACCGGTTGATGGAATCCCTTCGGCCCAAAATTCAAAAAAAAGAGTTAAAGGACTTAACCCAATTAAAATCAGCGCTTAAAGGGGAGATGAAGAGCCTTCTTTCCAGCCGAAAGGAGCACGCAGAGGTTTTCAAGGCGCCTTTCACAGGGTTTCCGCGGGTTATTTTGATGATCGGGGTAAACGGCGTAGGAAAAACGACTTCCATCGGGAAGCTGGCTCATTATTTTGTAAAAGAAGGCAAATCCGTTCTATTGGCTGCGGGGGATACCTTTCGGGCCGCGGCGATTGAGCAACTCGTGGTCTGGGGCGACAGGAATAAAATCGATGTGATTGCCCAAAAACATGGCGCTGATCCTTCCGCCGTGGCTTTTGACGCCTATGCCGCCGCAAAGGCAAGAAAGGTGGATGTCCTCATCGTGGATACCGCCGGCCGTCTTCATACCAAATCGAATTTAATGGAAGAACTCAAGAAAATAAAAAAAACCCTGGGTAAGGGAGATCCTTCCTCCCCCCATGAAGTGCTTCTGGTTCTGGACGCGACCCAGGGGCAAAATGCCTTAAGCCAGGCCAAAATGTTTCATGAAGCGATTGGGGTCACCGGGATTATTTTAACCAAACTCGACAGCACCGCGCGCGGGGGGATCGTCATTCCGATCTGGAGCGACTTGAACATCCCCATTCAATGGTTGGGCTTGGGAGAGAAATTAGACGATTTTGAGGCGTTTGAAGCCGATGCGTTCATCGACGCCCTTTTTTCTGATTAG
- the uvrB gene encoding excinuclease ABC subunit UvrB, with protein MGIFKLSSEFTPKGDQQQAIDRLVSGLKSQKKFQTLLGVTGSGKTFTMAKVIEKIEKPTLVMVHNKTLAAQLCHEFKTFFPENGVGYFVSYYDYYQPEAYLPTTDTFIEKDSAINETIDQMRHMATSSLFERDDVIIVSSVSCIYGLGSPEAYHGMLLFLEVGSRIDREEILKKLVEIQYDRNDIDFYRGTFRVRGDVIEVFPASSDTNCVRISLFGDEVEAIEEIDPLRGEVIKKLPKIAIYPGSHYVIPPERLQTALQGIEQELEERIFHFEKEKKLVEAQRIEQRTRFDLEMIKEMGFCQGIENYSRHFSGRKPGEPPPTLIDYFPDDFLLMADESHATIPQVRGMFEGDFSRKKNLVEYGFRLPSAFDNRPLKFDEFEKLLNQAIFVSATPGSYELDKCHHKVVEQIIRPTGLIDPKITVKPAKGQVDDLLEAIHQRVSKNERVLVTTLTKRMAEDLTEYYQELGIKVRYLHSEIQTLERTEILRDLRLGKFDVLVGINLLREGLDLPEVSLVAILDADKEGFLRSHRSLIQTTGRAARHISGEVFMYADRITDSMQSAIQETNRRREIQMKHNEENHIVPVSVKRGIPQALYEVSESDYFTLPLAAEAAVPYIPQEELGPIIQSLEKEMRSASKDLNFEKAAEIRNKIKALKEAALSL; from the coding sequence ATGGGTATTTTTAAACTCTCTTCTGAATTCACGCCAAAAGGGGATCAACAACAGGCCATCGACCGGTTGGTTTCCGGCCTTAAGAGCCAAAAGAAATTTCAAACCCTTTTGGGGGTGACGGGTTCCGGAAAAACCTTTACAATGGCAAAAGTCATTGAAAAGATTGAAAAACCTACTCTGGTTATGGTTCATAATAAAACCCTGGCGGCCCAGCTTTGCCATGAATTTAAAACCTTTTTTCCTGAAAATGGGGTTGGCTATTTTGTAAGTTATTACGACTATTATCAACCCGAAGCCTATCTTCCGACCACCGATACTTTTATCGAGAAGGACAGTGCAATAAACGAGACGATCGATCAGATGCGCCATATGGCGACCTCCTCCCTTTTTGAACGGGATGACGTCATTATCGTGTCTTCGGTTTCCTGTATTTATGGTTTGGGTTCTCCCGAAGCTTATCATGGAATGTTATTGTTTCTGGAGGTTGGGAGCCGGATCGACCGGGAAGAGATTTTAAAAAAGCTGGTTGAAATCCAGTATGACCGAAACGATATTGATTTTTATCGAGGGACCTTCCGGGTCCGGGGAGATGTGATTGAAGTATTTCCGGCCTCCTCGGATACGAATTGCGTCCGCATTTCCCTGTTTGGAGATGAAGTGGAAGCGATTGAGGAAATTGATCCGCTCAGGGGGGAGGTGATTAAAAAACTTCCTAAAATCGCAATTTATCCCGGGAGCCACTACGTCATTCCTCCCGAAAGGCTTCAAACGGCTTTGCAGGGAATCGAACAGGAGCTGGAAGAGAGAATTTTTCATTTTGAGAAAGAGAAAAAGCTTGTTGAAGCTCAGAGAATTGAACAGCGTACGAGGTTTGATCTCGAAATGATCAAAGAAATGGGTTTTTGTCAGGGGATTGAAAATTATTCCAGACACTTTTCCGGAAGAAAGCCGGGAGAACCCCCTCCGACCTTGATTGATTATTTCCCGGACGATTTTTTGTTAATGGCGGATGAAAGTCATGCAACGATTCCACAGGTCAGGGGGATGTTTGAAGGAGATTTTTCAAGAAAAAAGAACCTGGTGGAGTATGGGTTCAGGCTTCCGTCAGCCTTTGATAACCGTCCGTTGAAGTTCGATGAATTCGAAAAATTATTGAACCAGGCCATCTTTGTCTCTGCCACGCCGGGATCTTATGAACTGGACAAATGTCATCACAAAGTCGTCGAGCAGATTATCCGGCCGACCGGGCTGATCGACCCTAAAATAACAGTCAAACCGGCCAAAGGACAGGTGGACGATCTGCTGGAGGCCATTCATCAGCGGGTTTCCAAAAACGAAAGAGTTCTGGTTACGACCCTGACCAAAAGGATGGCAGAGGACCTCACCGAATATTATCAAGAGCTGGGAATTAAAGTCCGGTATCTGCATTCCGAAATTCAAACACTCGAACGGACGGAAATTCTTCGGGACCTCCGATTAGGGAAATTTGATGTTCTGGTTGGAATTAATCTTTTAAGAGAAGGTTTGGATTTGCCGGAAGTGTCTCTGGTGGCGATTTTAGATGCGGATAAGGAAGGTTTTTTAAGATCCCATCGTTCGTTAATCCAGACCACCGGCAGAGCGGCAAGACATATCAGCGGAGAAGTCTTTATGTATGCTGATCGGATAACAGATTCAATGCAGTCTGCGATTCAAGAAACCAACCGGCGTCGGGAAATTCAGATGAAGCACAATGAAGAAAATCATATTGTTCCCGTTTCGGTCAAACGGGGAATTCCCCAGGCCCTGTACGAGGTATCCGAATCGGATTACTTTACCCTTCCTCTGGCCGCGGAAGCGGCCGTTCCTTATATCCCGCAGGAAGAACTGGGTCCCATCATTCAAAGTCTGGAAAAAGAGATGAGGTCGGCATCTAAAGATTTGAATTTCGAAAAGGCCGCCGAAATCAGGAATAAAATTAAAGCGCTTAAGGAAGCCGCTCTCAGTTTATAA
- the ybeY gene encoding rRNA maturation RNase YbeY: MRGGPQIWIENRQRKFKLNVASAKSTARLILEILGKEKAALSLLFVNDRAIQKFNQQFRKINKPTDVLSFPMGVSRVHPGANILGDIVISLETAQRQAESLGHSLKREVVFLLIHGVLHLLGWDHERSAQEAKKMYKKQRDLLAMIEK; encoded by the coding sequence GTGAGGGGCGGCCCCCAAATATGGATAGAGAATCGTCAAAGAAAATTTAAATTAAACGTCGCAAGCGCCAAAAGTACCGCCCGTTTAATTTTAGAGATCCTGGGAAAAGAGAAAGCAGCGTTAAGTCTTCTTTTTGTCAATGACAGGGCCATTCAAAAATTCAACCAGCAATTTCGAAAGATCAACAAACCCACCGACGTTTTGTCTTTTCCGATGGGAGTTTCACGGGTTCATCCGGGAGCGAATATCCTGGGCGACATTGTCATTTCACTTGAAACCGCTCAAAGACAGGCGGAAAGTCTGGGACATTCTTTAAAACGGGAGGTGGTCTTTCTCTTGATTCATGGGGTTTTGCATCTTTTAGGGTGGGATCATGAGCGCTCTGCCCAGGAAGCCAAGAAAATGTATAAAAAACAGAGAGACCTATTAGCAATGATTGAAAAATAA